In Humulus lupulus chromosome 7, drHumLupu1.1, whole genome shotgun sequence, the following are encoded in one genomic region:
- the LOC133788503 gene encoding interactor of constitutive active ROPs 3: MQTPKARTGTSEVPQRVSPRTARQPKPTLLETDSASSSSQATRTPKERSPKVIERRSPRSPVPEKKRPNRITELESQISQLQEDLKKSREQLCSSESGKKQALLDAEDSKKQLLALSSKLEESQQQLRELSTSEETHLVELQKISQERDEAWQSELEAIQKQHSVDSTALASAVDEIQWLKVQLEMVAASEAEQRKHAELVNGELQSLKGNLAETLSLVENMKNQLKDCKESEAQAQEVVSETLLQLETAKKTVESLRLDGMKAIESYNSIASELKQSRAHVSFLEGLVSKLNVDLNNAGNNLPLTPSGEHDIGQEFGEQVDGQSTTIEEELSNLRSEVGRLRSVLETSEARYSEEQIRSTVQITSAYELMEQIKSGSSLKEAKLESELKKTKVDIEELKANLMDKETELQGIIEENEGLNLKLEKSLSCQREYKLEKELKDLKEHLADLKANLMDKETELQSIAEENEMMKLEIKKSQVDNSKVKNGVAEVEAARSAEREALAKLGVVMEEADRSSKRAARVTEQLDAAQAANAEMEAELRRLKVQSDQWRKAAEAAASMLSAGNNGKFMERTGSLDSNYSPVGGKINSLYSEDMDDDLLKKKNGNMLKKIGVLWKKPQK, encoded by the exons ATGCAGACCCCAAAAGCGAG AACTGGCACCTCTGAGGTGCCTCAGAGGGTTTCTCCTCGAACTGCTCGTCAACCAAAACCAACTTTGTTAGAGACTGATTCAGCATCTTCCTCTAGCCAAGCTACTAGAACGCCAAAAGAAAGAAGCCCTAAAGTAATTGAGCGCAGGTCTCCAAGAAGTCCAGTGCCTGAG AAAAAGCGCCCAAATAGAATAACTGAGTTAGAATCTCAGATTTCTCAACTTCAGGAAGACTTGAAGAAATCAAGGGAGCAGCTGTGTTCTTCTGAATCAGGGAAGAAACAGGCTCTGCTAGATGCTGAGGACTCCAAGAAGCAATTGCTGGCCTTGTCTTCAAAGCTTGAAGAGTCTCAGCAGCAGCTCCGGGAGCTATCCACTTCTGAGGAAACTCATCTTGTTGAGCTCCAAAAGATTTCACAAGAGCGGGATGAAGCATGGCAGTCTGAGCTTGAAGCTATACAGAAGCAGCATTCAGTTGATTCAACGGCCTTGGCATCTGCCGTTGATGAGATTCAGTGGCTTAAGGTCCAGCTTGAAATGGTAGCTGCATCTGAGGCTGAACAAAGAAAGCATGCAGAATTAGTAAATGGAGAACTTCAGAGTCTAAAAGGAAATTTAGCAGAGACACTCTCTCTTGTGGAGAACATGAAAAATCAGTTAAAAGATTGTAAAGAATCAGAAGCTCAAGCTCAAGAAGTGGTTAGTGAAACTCTGCTGCAGCTGGAGACTGCAAAAAAGACTGTAGAGTCACTAAGGTTAGACGGCATGAAAGCCATTGAATCTTACAACTCTATTGCTTCAGAGTTGAAACAGTCAAGGGCTCATGTAAGCTTCCTAGAAGGACTCGTAAGTAAGCTTAATGTAGACCTCAATAATGCTGGCAACAACCTGCCTTTGACTCCTTCAGGTGAACATGACATTGGTCAGGAGTTTGGAGAGCAAGTAGATGGTCAGTCTACCACAATTGAGGAAGAGCTTAGTAACCTGAGGTCTGAAGTAGGACGGTTAAGATCTGTCCTTGAAACTTCTGAGGCTCGATACAGTGAAGAACAAATTAGGAGCACAGTGCAAATAACAAGTGCTTATGAACTGATGGAGCAGATAAAATCTGGATCTAGTCTAAAAGAGGCCAAGCTTGAATCTGAGTTGAAGAAAACCAAAGTTGACATTGAGGAACTGAAAGCTAATTTGATGGACAAGGAAACTGAGCTGCAAGGTATTATAGAAGAGAATGAGGGGCTTAATTTAAAGCTTGAGAAAAGTCTGTCCTGCCAAAGAGAATATAAACTAGAAAAAGAATTAAAGGACTTGAAGGAACACCTAGCGGACTTAAAGGCAAATTTAATGGATAAAGAGACGGAATTGCAGAGTATAGCAGAAGAGAATGAAATGATGAAGTTGGAAATCAAGAAGAGCCAAGTGGACAATAGTAAAGTgaaaaatggtgttgcagaagtAGAGGCAGCTAGGTCTGCCGAAAGAGAAGCTCTAGCGAAGCTCGGAGTAGTAATGGAAGAGGCAGATAGGAGCAGCAAGAGGGCAGCAAGGGTGACTGAGCAGCTAGATGCAGCACAAGCAGCAAATGCAGAAATGGAGGCAGAGTTAAGAAGGCTAAAGGTACAATCTGACCAGTGGAGAAAAGCCGCAGAGGCTGCTGCTTCCATGCTTTCAGCTGGAAACAATGGGAAATTCATGGAAAGAACTGGATCATTGGACAGTAATTATAGTCCAGTTGGTGGGAAAATTAATTCACTATACTCGGAAGATATGGATGATGATTTACTGAAGAAGAAAAACGGAAACATGCTAAAGAAAATTGGGGTGCTGTGGAAGAAGCCACAGAAGTAG